The region TTTTTCAAAGGAAAGGAAACAAGCAGTGAAATTGGATAAAAAATCAGAAGAATATCGCAAAATTTGCGATAATATCGCCAAAAAAATAGAAAATGAAGTTCGGGGTTTATTGTAATTTTTTAAGTAACGATATTAAAAAATCTCGAAAGTGCGGAATTTTACAATAAGAAAAATTTTTCAAAGTGGCAAAGCGAGTATTCAAAAAATTCGAGAGAAGCCAAACCCCGCCGAAATTCCGAATCGGCGCGGTAGATATGCAGATACTAAACGACCTGACCTCTTACCGGTTCTTGGACACAAAACAGATTCTAACGCTCCATCCCGACTATTCGTCGCGGACGGTGCGCTCAAGGCTGCAGCTTCTTTTCCATGCCGGATATGTGGATCGGCCCCGCGGCCAGTTTTCGTATTACGAACACCCGCATTTGATTTATTCTCTGGCCAAAAAAGGGGCCGCGCTGGTTTCTCAAAATAAGGGACTGCCGATTATGACCGACAGGCCCCATGAAATGGGAGTGTCTTTTATGCGCCATTCCCTGATGATTTCCAATTTTCAAGCGGCTCTGCGCCTTGCGCTCAAGAAAGCCGAAGGCTTCAAGCTGGCGGTATGGCGCGATCTGGGCGCGATTGACGCGGTGCAATGCGAAGGCCAAAGGCTGCCGATTGCGCCGGACGCATTTTTTACAATCGAATCCGACGACTATTTCCTGCATTTCTTTTTCGAGGCCGACCGCTCGACAATGGCCGCCGACAGAATGCTCAACAAATTCAAAGGATACTGGAACTGGAAGCTGGAGGGCGGGCACAAGCGGAAATTGGATATTCCCAATTTCCGCGTCCTGACGGTCTGCCTTTCCGAAGAGCGGGCGGAACGCTTGCGGCTTATCGCCGCGAAAGCGAACGGGCGGGAAACCGGAAGCGATACATTCTGGTTTGCCTGCGAAAAGTTGTACGGCTTGGAAAATCCCGACAGCATTTTGACGCCAATTTGGAGATCGGCGAAGGGCGGCAGTCCGCGCCACTTGCTCGAATAAAGGCCGATGGCGTTTTTTTATGTAAAACAAAAAAAATGGCGAAAGTAAAAGAAAGCGAAATCGTCGAAGAGTGGAGCGTTTTGATCGAAGGCGCGCAAGGCCATCAGCAGGAATTTTACCAGCTCATTGAAAACCGATTGGACGAGCTGCAGCCGCCCGCGCTTTCGGTTGCGCAAGAAAAAGTCTACCCTTCGCTAATAAGAAGAATGAAAGGCGACGGCAAGCTGTTCTTGATCATCAAGAGCAAGTATTTCGACGGCTATGTCGTTAATGTTTGCGCCCAAGAGTACGGCAAGCAATTGCTCATCGCTTGGTATCTTACCCAGCGCGTCAGCAAGTTTATGCAGTTTATGGCCGCCATGCCGGGCTTTGTCGTCGTCGCGATCTACCCGGTATATCTTTTGATACAGCTTTACGACAAGATCACGAACCGCCGCGTTACGCTGGAAAATATGGACTTGTTCGACCGGCAGGAATTGAGCGCGTTCGCCGGAACCGTCCATCATTGCGTATTGTTCGGATCGGAGAACGTCGCCGATGCCGTGAATTTCGATTTCTCAAAGGTTGACCGCAAAACAAGGGGTTTCCTGAACCTCGCATAACGCAATGTCCGAAGAACGGAACCGCCGGGCCTTGGCCCCTCTCAAGGCGTTTTTTAAAACTATGCTTGGAAAAAACGACAAGCCGCTTGAATCGGAAACGAAAGCGGCGTATTTGGAATATCCGCTTTGGCGGTTTCCGATTGAGAGGGGCCGGATGGGCTTGGGCTGGGTTGACGGCGCGCTGAATCCGGCGACCGGCCTTGTGGGCAACATCAAGGGAATCGATACGAAATACCGGAGCACCCATTTTTACGCCGTGGGCGCGTCCGGTTCGGGCAAGTCGAAATTCCTTGAATCGCTTATCATTCAAGACATCCTCCAAGGCGAGGGCTTCGGCGTTATCGATCCGCACGGCGATCTGATCGAGGACATAAAAGGCTGGCTGTATTTTTGGACGCAAAGGGATTTTAAAAAGGAGATTGTTTTGATCGACCCGACGGATTCGGAGAATACGGCCAGCTTCAATCCGCTGGAAAGGGTGGACGGCATTCCGCCGGAACGCTTGGCCGGACAATTGGTGGAAGCGTTCAAAAAGATATGGGCGGACGCTTGGGGCGAAAGGATGGCCGACATTATGCGCAACTCCTTGATCGCTTTGGCGGAAAACAATTTGACGCTTTTGGAATTGCCCCTGCTTTTGACGGAGCCGGAGGCCCGCAAAAAGATTTTGCAGAACGTCAAAAGCGTTTCCTGCCGCCAGCGTTTCAAATACTTTGAATCGCTGTCGGCCCATACTTGGCGCGAATGGCTGGAATCGACGCTTAACAAGGTGGACGCGTTCCTTTCCGATCCGGCGATCCGCCAGATATTCGCTTCTCCTAAAAGCTCTTTCAATCTGCGCGACATAATGGATAACAAAAAAATCCTGCTGGTGAATTTGAACAAAGGCAGATTGGGCGACAGCGCGAATCTGCTGGGGGCTTTGCTGGTAAGCAAAATCAAGATGGCGGCGTTTTCAAGAACCGACATCCCGCAAACCGACCGCCAGCCGTTCTACCTCTACATCGACGAGTTCCAAAACTTCGCGACCAACAGCTTTATCGAGATATTGAGCGAAGCCAGAAAATACAAGCTTTCCCTCATACTGGCCCACCAGAACCTAAGCCAGCTTTCCGACGATCTGCGGGATTCCATCCTTGCCAACTGCGGGATACAAGCCTGTTTTAGGGTGAACCGCCCGGACGCGCAGCTGCTGGCCCGCGAATTGATGGGGCCGATCTACCGCCACGTTCCGGGTTGGGAGTTGAACATCCAGTTTTTGCAGGAAGTCCCGCCCCGCTGCTGCTATGTCGCCAACAAGCCGGAAAACGGCATTGTCGGCATCCGCACTCTGCCCGTGCCTTCCCCGTGGGAATTTATGAGCTATGCCGACAACCAATGGGACGAAGAAACCTTCAATTCCCTTATACGGGAAATCGGGATCGGCGCGGGCTACACCCGGAGCAGGGAGGAAATCGAGCGGGAGTGCATTGAACGCGCCAGCGGCTTGATGGCCGGGGAAGAAGAGGAGGACTTTAAGCACCATAAGAGCGACGCCGAAGCGTAACCGGCGAAAGGAGGCCGCCCGGCCTTGCGTTCTTTGACGGCAGGAAAAGTGCGTTTTAAAAGTCCCGCCCCAAAGCGGGATTTTTAAAAGCCGGGCGGCCTCCTTGAGCACCCGAGCCGGAAATTTTCGGAAAGGCTTTTGCGGCTGAGCAAAAGGCTTTCGGGAAAAGCGGAGGAGCAAAAAGACATAGAAACCGGAGGAAAAAATATCAAAGTCCGCTGATAAGCGGTATTTGATATATGGCGAAGCCGGTTTTGCCGGAGGTTTCGTTAAGTGGCTTTTTGCGGGGGAGCGGTTTCCGGCGGCCCCTGCCTGCTTGCTTTCCGAATTGGGCAGAGAGTTTGGCATTGCGAGGGCAGCCGCGGAAAGGCTCAAAGCTTGGAACAGCCGCAAACCAGAGGTGCTGTTTCCCTGAAAGCCCGGAGCGGGCGGCGCACCGCCCGCGCAGGGGAAACAGCACCGGAACAAAGGCGCAGGCCTTGGATTAGGCACTGGCTTGGCTCGAATCGGGGCTTAAAAACTCTGCATTTACTCTGCAACTCCTTGGTTAAAAAGTCTGCATTCTAGATTGCAGACTTATTGCAGAGTAAATGCAGAGTTTTTCTCTGGCCAACGCACACCTTTTACCCCCACCTTGCGGCTAAAATGCGTTGGCCAAGCCCCGATTCGGGCCCGGCTGCCCCTTTGCGAGCGCAGACCCGGAAAACAGCAGTTTGGAGGGGCAAGCGAAGCTTAGTCGGGGGCATAACCCGCCCCCTCACCCTGTCCAAAGTCAACAATTTTTGCTAAAGTAAGTTCGAGCTGAATCATAAAGATTCACAAATTTTGCGAACAAAATTTGCAGTAATTAGTAATTTGTACTTAGTAATTAGAAGAACACAAAATACCCGGGTTACCAAAAGCAAAATTTCCCAAATTACCAATTACCCACACAAATTACAAATTCCGCGCCCTCCGGCGCGGTTTTTTAGTACATAACCGCGATATTATTCGTCACCCATAGCGCCTTCATATCTTCCACTTATCTAAACGAAAAAGAACTCAAAAAAATAAGAGTCCCTGGAGCGCTCGGCAATCCCATCTATGCGGGCATTTGTATAAGGCTGCGACCGTCTACCGCCAGCGACCCTGATTTGCACAAATCGCAATTATCAGCAGGATATTTTGGCACCTTAACGGTCGCTGTTGCAACCACAGAATATGGCCTTGAATCTTTATATGTTGCAGAATAATAACCTCTCCGTACTATCGGCGGTATATCTTCTGGCCTCAGAAACAATGTACCTATGAGTGGTCGACCATCCAATGTCAGTATTTTCCCTGGATATACCTGCTGCACATTGTCTGCAGTTGCCAATGTGGTCATAAGTTCTTCGACATTGATTCCTGTTTGCTCCTTAACCCAGAAACCATTCTTTTTCCACATTTGGCGCCCTTTTGAGTCTTTCTCCGTGAAAACATCCTCTGCGTCGATAATTCGCGCAACGCTTTCCAGAAGCTGTATTGAAGAACTCGAAGATCCAAAGACATACTTAACTGCGCCCAAATCTGCCCCGACGGCATCAAGACTTCTTACCAAATTTGATGCCGCTGCGTCTCGTCTCTTGTAATACTGCAGATATGGTCTGCTGTTGACAAAGAGACCGCTATGGTTCGGGATTACCTGATCGGCTTTCAACGACAGGATTCCATGCCGATTATCCGTCACGCCATACTGATGTACCACGCCAAAATGCAACAAATCTTGATAATAACCGAAGGGGTCGTCAATGACCACTATACCATCATTCCTTTTCATAGATATTCTCCTTTTAAAGTGCATTCTCTATCCAATACCAACCTCATTGCGAGGCAACCGCGCTTTTCTGTATTTACAAATAACCACCCACGCACAAATATTTTGTAAACTATAACAAATTGCTTTCAAAAATAAAAGACGGAAGGCCAAACGCGCCAACCGCCACTCAACGACAATCTGTTATTTCATGCCAGCTGCCTGGCAAGGTCTTCAATAACCAATGCCATCTCCTCAACAGTATTCTTTGACATTATTGCATCGCCCACTATCGCATGCCAATTCGGACCAGCCACCTCGTTTGCTTTCTGGACGCTACCACCCTGTTTGATTAGCCCTGGAGACATAAGCATGGAATTATCAACACCAAGAACTTCATCAAATATGGCGCGATACAATTTCATCTGTTCCAGCTTATTACCAGGAACCACGAAATGATCAACACCTTTTTCGGCAGCAATGCGGAACATCTTCGGAGGCACATGGTCAGGAATGAAACCTCCCTGACTAACCAAGAAATCGGGTATGGTCATTTCTGCTCCGAAAATAATATCAAAACCAAGTTCCCGGCACATATCAATCGTCGTTCTGATGGTTGATGGACCAACCCAAGGGAACATTATTATCGCATCA is a window of Candidatus Nealsonbacteria bacterium DGGOD1a DNA encoding:
- a CDS encoding replication-relaxation family protein — its product is MAKRVFKKFERSQTPPKFRIGAVDMQILNDLTSYRFLDTKQILTLHPDYSSRTVRSRLQLLFHAGYVDRPRGQFSYYEHPHLIYSLAKKGAALVSQNKGLPIMTDRPHEMGVSFMRHSLMISNFQAALRLALKKAEGFKLAVWRDLGAIDAVQCEGQRLPIAPDAFFTIESDDYFLHFFFEADRSTMAADRMLNKFKGYWNWKLEGGHKRKLDIPNFRVLTVCLSEERAERLRLIAAKANGRETGSDTFWFACEKLYGLENPDSILTPIWRSAKGGSPRHLLE
- a CDS encoding type IV secretion system DNA-binding domain-containing protein, with translation MLGKNDKPLESETKAAYLEYPLWRFPIERGRMGLGWVDGALNPATGLVGNIKGIDTKYRSTHFYAVGASGSGKSKFLESLIIQDILQGEGFGVIDPHGDLIEDIKGWLYFWTQRDFKKEIVLIDPTDSENTASFNPLERVDGIPPERLAGQLVEAFKKIWADAWGERMADIMRNSLIALAENNLTLLELPLLLTEPEARKKILQNVKSVSCRQRFKYFESLSAHTWREWLESTLNKVDAFLSDPAIRQIFASPKSSFNLRDIMDNKKILLVNLNKGRLGDSANLLGALLVSKIKMAAFSRTDIPQTDRQPFYLYIDEFQNFATNSFIEILSEARKYKLSLILAHQNLSQLSDDLRDSILANCGIQACFRVNRPDAQLLARELMGPIYRHVPGWELNIQFLQEVPPRCCYVANKPENGIVGIRTLPVPSPWEFMSYADNQWDEETFNSLIREIGIGAGYTRSREEIERECIERASGLMAGEEEEDFKHHKSDAEA